The following nucleotide sequence is from Acetivibrio cellulolyticus CD2.
CGACTTCATCTATTAATGAATTTCTTAATCTCTGGTATTGTTCTTCACTAAACGCTGAGTCCTGCATGTGAAAAATCAGCCTTACTCTCTTTGCGAAAATACTTGCCTGTGTTGAAGTATTTGCCGTTGGTTCAATACCATTTTTGTTTTCTCTGAAATACTCGAAATTTCTCAGATAGTCAAAGATATAAAAGTTCTCTTTATCCTTGCCTTTTCCAAACAAATCCGGCCTAATCCTTGTACCTCTGCCTATCATCTGCCAGAACTTGATTTTTGAACGTACGCGCTTAAAGAACACAAGGTTTACAATCTCCCTGACATCGATTCCCGTATCGAGCATGTCTACAGATACTGCAATATGCGGCTCTTTCAACGGATTTTTAAACTGCTTGATTAAATCCTGGGCATAATCATCATCACACACAACACGCTTGCAGAATTCGCCATTATACTCAGGATAAAGAATATTAAACCTGTCAACAATATACTGCGCATGAGTTTTGTTTTGAGCAAATATAATTGTTTTTCCCAACCTATTACCGCTTGCATCCTTCAAACCATTTGTCATAAGATCGTTGATAACGTTATCAACGGTGTTTTGGTTGAAAATAAATCGATTGATTTCCGGGGCCGGTATCTCGTCCGGCATTTCTCCATCTTCATCGGTAAAATCCTCTTCGTACCTTTCCTTATCCGCAGTTTTGAATCTTTATAATCAGTAATTACGCAAATTTTTATGAAGCTTGTCATAAGATTTTGCCCGGGCAACTACTGAAATGAATAGAAAAGCTGCTGAAAAGATTACAACCAAAGAGAATTCAGTGTTTAAAGAAGAAACTTTCAAGTACGCAAATAATGATGACATAATTAAGCAATTATATGGACCTTAACAACTTCCACTTCGATGAATCCATATAACTTTTCGCATTTTCACTATCCTTCATGCACCTTACATACCCTCTCAGCGTTGCATGAACCGCAATTCTAACCATATAAAAAGGACAGAATCACTTCTCATAATCAGTATTTCTGATATATGCTGTGTTTTTCCCCGCTCCAGTCTTTATTATATATCCGTCCTTCAGCAGTCCATTAAGTGTGACCTCTATTGTTGAAGTGCTTATATCCGGACACTTTTCATGAATATCCCGTTTGGACAGTCTCTTCAAGGTATTTTCAAACAGCAGCCTTATTCTCTCCGGCTTTGATAAGTTCCGGTTCTTCAGGTGCTCAACTCTTGAAGAAAATTCTTTATATGCACTTAGAATAATCTCCAAATAATACTTAACAAAAGGAAAATAATTATTTTTTCCTTCATGCCAAAACTGAGAACTTGACTGCAGCACGTCATAATAGGTTTCCTTTGTTTTTTCGATAATCATTTCCATACTTATATATTTACCAACTATATATCCTGATCTATACAGTAGCATAAGAGTCAACAGTCTGCTCATCCGTCCATTTCCGTCATTGAACGGATGTATGCATAAGAAGTCCAAAATAAACATTGGTATTAGGAGCAAAGGGTCATGCTTTTCTTCATTTATTGCCTCAATAAATGTATCCGTCAGCCTTTCCATTGCTTCCGGTGTATCAAATGAAGATATTGGCTCAAATCGAATCTTTTTATTGCCTTCAACGTCTGTTTCAGCAATAACGTTATCAGAGTTTTTATACCGTCCTCCAATTGTTGAAGGACTGAATTGGTAAAGATCTCGGTGCAGCTGTAAAATAATGTTTGTTCTCGGTGTCATGTAATCATAGTTTTCATGAATCAACTGCAGTACTTCTCTGTAGCCTGCTATTTCCGATTCCGAACGATTACGAGGTTCAGCCTTGTCTCTAACTATTGCATCAAGGCGCTCATCTGAAGTATATATTCCTTCAATTCTGTTAGAGGCACCAGTGCTTTGAACTTTTGCAATCTCAAGCATTGAGTTTAAGATGTCCGATTTTGCTTCAATGAATAATTCCTGTTTTCCTTTAAACTCATGTATAGCTGATACGAGGTTCATTATTTCGCTGCAAAACAACTCATTTTGTATAATTTTATAGTTAAATCCCCTCATTGTAACACCCACTTTCACATTCTTTCTGCACAACGCACCATGTTTATGCACAATTCTATTACTGTTTTGTGCAGAAGTCAACACAATTATGCACAAAGGAATTTCCATTGTGCATAATTGTGAGCAAAATTTATGCAGAACCATTTCAGCCCAAAAGTTTTAACAAAGTATGAGAAAATTAATTCCAACTAAAATCGGCCGGCTTATCAACTACTTCATAGTCTCCTTCGGTTGATCCCAAGGGAGTTGTCTTTTCAATGGATTGCTTCTCAATATTGTAAACAGCAATCCCTTTTTGACCTGTGAAGTTGTCATCACGAAACCAGTAGGATAGTAAAATCCTGCTGCTGTCAGGGTTCCATTCTATAAATTTGATCCAAGGGTCCGGTCTTTGGTTGCTGCCCACCTTGTAGCCCAATTTGCCGCTGTTATCGCAAATATATTGAAACAGAGGAATGTTGTATACTTCTCTGCTTTTAACATTTACAACCAACATTTCGGATTGAATCCTGCCATAAGGATTTGCAAACAGCCATTTGTCATCGGGTGACCACCCGATATCACCTATACTATAACTTTCAACAATGCAATTGATTTCCCCATTGTCAATAATCCATAGTTTACCATCACCATACCCTGAACCATGAAATTTTGTGAACAGGTATCTATTACCTTTATGACTTTTTACCAGATATTTATTGTTATAGGTCCTTTTAATAATTGAAATACTTAAAGCTGCAGAATCCTGAATAGAATTCTCATCCTTAAGGAGCCTGTTCAAAGGCTCAAGGGCATTTTTAATGCCAGGCTTGTTATAATACTCAATAACCTTATTTGCACAATACCATCGGATTACGGGATTCTCATGTTTCATTCCTTCACACAGAAATAAAATCGGGTCGGTCTCCTTATTGACGGCTTCTTCCAGCCAATTAATAGTATCATATGCATATTCTATGCTATCTCCCGATTTTTCTGTAAGTTTATCCCACTTATCTTTATATGTTTTATCATTATCTTTTGCAGGTGTCGGGCTGGCATAACATGCAGTACTTTCAGGACTGATTGTATTCATAACTGCGGGTGAAGAATTTCCAGTAGGATTTTCAGTAACCTCCATTTTTACCGGTGTAACCTGTTGTAATTGAATTTCACCCGAGTTACTGTCAGGTGTATCAGTGGAAACCTGTGTGATGTTCCCTTTATTGCTGCATCCGAAAAGTATAAAAAAGCAACCTGAAATAATTAAATACATTAAAGCTTTTTTCATAAAGGTCTCCTGATTCATGTAATATATAACTTCAAATACAAAACACAGCATACAGCGGAACTGCTTTGACCTTATCTGTCATACCAAAGTTCTTTGAAGAAACTCTTATAGGAATAGCATCTCCATACTTCTGACTAAACACTCCAAGACTTTTCGATTTGGTATGCTCCCCTTTCTTGACCTCAACACCATATATACGGTTTTCCTTCTGAATCACAAAATCAAGCTCAGCTGAATGTTCACTGCTCCAGTAAAAAATATTGTAACCCTTTGCTGTCAATTCCTGTGCAACGTAATTTTCAGTCATAGCACCTACAAATATATTACCATCACCCGAAAGTATACTCTGATGAGAAATACCCGATTTCAAGCCCAAAAGCCCTACGTCACCCATATAAAGCTTGAAGGATGACAAATCAGCATATACTGCTATAGGCTCAAAAGCATGCTCAATCTTCTGGCATTTCAAAACAACTCCTGCAAGAGACAACCATTCAATAGATACTCCGAATACAGAAGCACTTCCGCCCTTCTGCACAACCTTATACTGAAACTTTTTATTGTCTTTTGCAAGCTGTGTTGGAATAGAATTATAGCAAGCCCTTATTTTTACGCTTTCTGTATTGCTTGAATATTTCGCCATATCAGCAATATAGTTATCTAAAATCTCTTTTTGAATATTAGGAACATCCAATAGCTTTTTGTTTTTATTAAAAGCATTTATACATGCTGGCATACCTCCAATAATAAGATACATGCGATAGAGTTCAATTGCCTTTTTATGAAGGCCTTCAGGCATAGGTTCCATACCATCAAAACAACGTTTTATCTCTTTAATCAAAAGTTCTTCATTCATAGCAAAAAGAAATTCCTCAAAGTCAAAGGGATATAGAGTTATTGTTTCCACCTTACCTACAGGAAACGAATAGTTTTGCCTGTTAATTGCAACTCCAAGTAAACTTCCTGCAGCAACTATATGAAATTCAGGAGCATCCTCACAGAAATACTTTAAAGATGTAAGAGCACGCTCACAGGATTGTATTTCATCAAGAATAATCAGAGTCTGCCCTGGAACAATTTCCTCTCCTACTGTCGCTTCAAGATAACGAATTATCTTTTCCGGTGATATTGTTTCTGTAAAATATGAAGCAACTGCATAATTTATCTCCAAATTTATATACACTACATTTTTATAATATCGATATCCAAATTCACGCAATATATATGTTTTTCCAACCTGACGAGCACCATTGATTATTAATGGCATTCTGTCGGATTTATCTTTCCATTCTAGAAGTTTTTGTTCAATTTTTCTTTTCATAGGCAAGCACCTCCAATATCAAAATTATATTCTTCAAATATTTTTACGTCAAGAAAAATCAGAAAATTCTGATTTTTCTTGACATAAAAATATTTCTCTATAATTTCAACCAAACCAAATAAAGTTGTGGAACTGTAAAGTATAACTATCTAAAAAAAATAGATATAAACCATAACGTCTTATTTCCCATTTAATTACATTCGCCCATTTCCTCATTTGTTAGGTAACAAGCAGGACCTGATGCTGGAAATTCCAGCACCCAATTTTTATAAATAAAGCAGGGGTTTTACCTAATTTATAGAAATACTATTGCAGCTATAATTGTATATTGCTTATAATAAAGGAGACCCAATATGAGATTATGTAATTGTAAAGAAGGCGAAAGCAGCCCTGATGTTGACGGATACTGTGAGAACTGTGGACTTCTGTGCAAACCTAAACTTAATAAAGTGCTTAAGGATAATTCCAGAAATCATTTTGAAATTTCAGCCACTCCAAATCTAGCTTTAGTAAGTAGTATAGGTTTAAATCATTGTGAAAATCAGGATTACGGTAATGTCCTTATTAAAGATGAAAATATCGTTATGGTAGTGTCTGACGGTGTTTCAGCTACAGAAGATGCATCTTACGCTTCAACTACAGCAGTTAATACCGTCTGTGGTCTATTATTGGAATATACTCCTGATACTGACCCTAAGGAAGTTATGAGAAATGCCATAGAGACTGCTAATATCGAAATTCAAAAAAAGCATAGTACTGAAGGCTTTTCTATAAGTGCTGAATGTACTGTTGTTGCTGCATTAGTTGTGAATAATACCGTTACTATAGGCTGGGTTGGAGACAGTAGAGCATATATGATATGTGACAAAGATATTAAACTTACAATTGATGATTCTTGGCTCGAAGAAACAGTAAGCGCTGGCAAAATGAGCTATAAGGAAGCTTTAGAAAATAAATTTGTTCACTGCATTACTCAATCATTAGGGACGAGTAACCAGGATGTTGATATTCATATAATTCAAACAGAGATTGAAAAGGGCCAGCTATTGCTTCTTTGCTCTGATGGTCTGTGGAATTGTTTTGAAAATGATAATAGTTTTATAGACCATGTTAATGAATACAACTTGGAAGATTTGTTAATTCTCTGCAATAGCTTTGTTGATAAAGCAAAACTGCTTGGCAGTAATGATGATATAACTGTGGCTATTTATAAATACTAATACCAGTTTTATCCCTTAGTAAATTGTTATATTACCTAATAGAATGGAGAAATAAAAATGGATTTTAAAATGTCAAATTATTATAACCCTTACCTCCCTGTTATGTCTAGAAAAGTTGATGCCATAATCAGCATTGAAGCAAAAGAAAAAGAAGAAGCACTTGGTTTATCCGATAAACAACAAATTAAAGAAGCCATTATTTTTATTATAGATACCTCAGGGTCAATGGCAGGCGGTAAAATTGAAAATGCCATTAAAACTCTCCATACATGCATAGAC
It contains:
- a CDS encoding PP2C family protein-serine/threonine phosphatase, whose translation is MRLCNCKEGESSPDVDGYCENCGLLCKPKLNKVLKDNSRNHFEISATPNLALVSSIGLNHCENQDYGNVLIKDENIVMVVSDGVSATEDASYASTTAVNTVCGLLLEYTPDTDPKEVMRNAIETANIEIQKKHSTEGFSISAECTVVAALVVNNTVTIGWVGDSRAYMICDKDIKLTIDDSWLEETVSAGKMSYKEALENKFVHCITQSLGTSNQDVDIHIIQTEIEKGQLLLLCSDGLWNCFENDNSFIDHVNEYNLEDLLILCNSFVDKAKLLGSNDDITVAIYKY
- a CDS encoding ATP-binding protein, translating into MKRKIEQKLLEWKDKSDRMPLIINGARQVGKTYILREFGYRYYKNVVYINLEINYAVASYFTETISPEKIIRYLEATVGEEIVPGQTLIILDEIQSCERALTSLKYFCEDAPEFHIVAAGSLLGVAINRQNYSFPVGKVETITLYPFDFEEFLFAMNEELLIKEIKRCFDGMEPMPEGLHKKAIELYRMYLIIGGMPACINAFNKNKKLLDVPNIQKEILDNYIADMAKYSSNTESVKIRACYNSIPTQLAKDNKKFQYKVVQKGGSASVFGVSIEWLSLAGVVLKCQKIEHAFEPIAVYADLSSFKLYMGDVGLLGLKSGISHQSILSGDGNIFVGAMTENYVAQELTAKGYNIFYWSSEHSAELDFVIQKENRIYGVEVKKGEHTKSKSLGVFSQKYGDAIPIRVSSKNFGMTDKVKAVPLYAVFCI
- a CDS encoding Fic family protein — protein: MEIPLCIIVLTSAQNSNRIVHKHGALCRKNVKVGVTMRGFNYKIIQNELFCSEIMNLVSAIHEFKGKQELFIEAKSDILNSMLEIAKVQSTGASNRIEGIYTSDERLDAIVRDKAEPRNRSESEIAGYREVLQLIHENYDYMTPRTNIILQLHRDLYQFSPSTIGGRYKNSDNVIAETDVEGNKKIRFEPISSFDTPEAMERLTDTFIEAINEEKHDPLLLIPMFILDFLCIHPFNDGNGRMSRLLTLMLLYRSGYIVGKYISMEMIIEKTKETYYDVLQSSSQFWHEGKNNYFPFVKYYLEIILSAYKEFSSRVEHLKNRNLSKPERIRLLFENTLKRLSKRDIHEKCPDISTSTIEVTLNGLLKDGYIIKTGAGKNTAYIRNTDYEK